One Malaclemys terrapin pileata isolate rMalTer1 chromosome 21, rMalTer1.hap1, whole genome shotgun sequence DNA window includes the following coding sequences:
- the RFX5 gene encoding DNA-binding protein RFX5 isoform X2: MCRNFPTTINSTCTYSCRLVRVLGKKSSLDLSSLSTAEHMHACNWIRNHLEEHTDTCLPKQDVYDTYKRYCDNLCCRPLSAANFGKIIREIFPNIKARRLGGRGQSKYCYSGIRRKTVVSMPPLPSLDLKVTDTSELTDLVQSYHDELVDAACALTCHWAEKILKRSFNSIVEVAQFLIQQHLISSRSDRADLVMAMVVSENSENIHRDTRPSQTARKNGLETSDSAVKTQAQNKKENNSKPSVPPRAERKKTPETPKPVSSPQVNALVARLPFLLPRIQASERLMPPGAQAVRSSPPILAPKITATPIGGTVKMAALPLPVGTASSLPINLAPGVNGAAGLVSQQAAVPVINMILPNVPASVSIPVAEIPANPKSAAGGGSERHGPAKSSEGPAGSQQEAQGAKGAKRPPESPSEAATIKRKRGRPRKRLDEAEACSPGKCSGAEEGGAPESGGGGDAGHEGSTSRSSFVSGRNGGSPSPCPGEPGGLCVEGPDSWAKGVLPGADNRGSSLDTERATGASQVSVIQDSRFSGQSRLKADAQEPELEDDLQVQMNPGEASVPGSHSPQEGRPHPRSPLGDTKRESLGKSPALLLLSAISAPDDHAQPSDSGSSPELLCYASGSAESAPAGLHSAGASEDKAARRQRSPASKRLHSPQSTADRP, translated from the exons ATGTGCAGAAATTTTCCGACAACGATAAACTCTACCTGTACCTACAGCTGCCGTCTGGTCCGAGTTCTGGGGAAAAAA AGCAGCTTGGACCTGAGCTCCCTGAGCACTGCTGAGCACATGCATGCGTGCAACTGGATCCGGAATCACCTGGAGGAACACACGGACACGTGCCTCCCCAAGCAGGATGTCTACGACACCTACAA GCGATACTGTGATAACCTCTGTTGTCGCCCTCTGAGTGCTGCTAACTTCGGGAAGATCATCCGGGAGATCTTCCCAAACATCAAAGCCAGAAGACTGGGAGGACGAGGACAATCGAA GTATTGCTACAGCGGGATCAGGAGGAAGACAGTGGTCAGCATgccacccctgcccagcctggaCCTCAAAGTTACCGATACT TCGGAGCTGACAGACCTGGTGCAGTCATACCACGACGAGCTGGTGGACGCGGCCTGCGCTCTGACCTGCCACTGGGCTGAGAAGATCCTCAAGCGCTCCTTCAACAGCATCGTGGAGGTTGCTCAGTTCCTCATCCAGCAGCACCTCATCAGCTCGCGCTCCGACCGCGCGGACCTGGTCATGGCCATGGTGGTCTCAG AAAATTCAGAAAATATCCACCGAGACACTCGACCGTCGCAAACTGCCAGGAAGAATGGATTGGAAACATCGGACAGCGCTGTCAAAACCCAGGCCCAG AACAAAAAGGAGAATAACTCGAAACCCTCCGTCCCGCCCCGAGCCGAGAGGAAGAAAACCCCAGAGACCCCCAAGCCGGTGAGCAGCCCTCAAGTCAACGCCCTGGTGGCTCGCCTGCCTTTCCTCCTGCCTCGCATCCAGGCCAGCGAGAGACTGATGCCGCCGGGTGCCCAGGCCGtgcgctcctcccctcccatcctgGCACCCAAGATCACGGCCACGCCCATCGGGGGCACGGTCAAGATGGCCGCCCTGCCGCTGCCGGTGGGcaccgcctcctccctgcccatcaACCTGGCGCCAGGCGTGAACGGGGCGGCGGGGCTGGTCAGCCAGCAAGCGGCGGTGCCGGTGATCAACATGATCCTACCCAACGTGCCCGCCAGCGTGAGCATCCCCGTGGCCGAAATCCCAGCCAACCCCAAGAGCGCAGCCGGGGGCGGCAGCGAGAGGCACGGCCCCGCCAAAAGCAGCGAGGGGCCGGCcggcagccagcaggaggcgcaggGAGCCAAAGGGGCCAAACGCCCCCCGGAGTCGCCCAGTGAGGCTGCCACCATCAAGAGGAAGCGCGGTCGGCCCCGGAAGAGGCTGGATGAGGCGGAGGCCTGTTCGCCGGGTAAATGTAGCGGCGCGGAGGAGGGGGGTGCCCCTGAGAGCGGAGGAGGGGGCGACGCCGGCCACGAGGGTAGCACATCACGGAGCTCGTTCGTCTCGGGCAGGAATGGAGGGTCACCCAGCCCGTGTCCCGGAGAGCCGGGAGGGCTCTGTGTGGAGGGCCCGGACAGCTGGGCTAAGGGAGTGTTGCCCGGTGCTGACAACAGAGGCAGCTCGCTGGACACTGAGCGAGCCACGGGCGCCTCCCAGGTGAGCGTCATCCAGGACAGCCGGTTCAGTGGTCAGAGCCGGCTGAAAGCTGACGCCCAGGAGCCGGAGCTGGAGGACGATTTGCAGGTGCAGATGAACCCAGGTGAGGCTTCTGTACCAGGATCCCACAGCCCCCAGGAGGGGAGACCTCACCCTCGCTCTCCCTTGGGAGACACCAAACGGGAGAGCCTGGGAAAAAgcccggccctgctcctgctgtcaGCGATTTCCGCCCCTGACGACCACGCTCAGCCATCCGATTCCGGGAGCTCTCCCGAATTGCTGTGCTATGCGTCCGGCTCGGCCGAGTCGGCGCCGGCGGGTTTGCACTCTGCCGGCGCTAGCGAGGACAAAGCCGCTAGGCGCCAGCGCAGCCCTGCTTCCAAAAGGCTCCACAGCCCCCAGTCCACAGCGGATCGCCCCTGA
- the RFX5 gene encoding DNA-binding protein RFX5 isoform X1, with amino-acid sequence MADDKAGPKVSKKGSSQSGNSRGDATEPSTLLQKLKSTISKSVQNKVDSILQDVQKFSDNDKLYLYLQLPSGPSSGEKSSLDLSSLSTAEHMHACNWIRNHLEEHTDTCLPKQDVYDTYKRYCDNLCCRPLSAANFGKIIREIFPNIKARRLGGRGQSKYCYSGIRRKTVVSMPPLPSLDLKVTDTSELTDLVQSYHDELVDAACALTCHWAEKILKRSFNSIVEVAQFLIQQHLISSRSDRADLVMAMVVSENSENIHRDTRPSQTARKNGLETSDSAVKTQAQNKKENNSKPSVPPRAERKKTPETPKPVSSPQVNALVARLPFLLPRIQASERLMPPGAQAVRSSPPILAPKITATPIGGTVKMAALPLPVGTASSLPINLAPGVNGAAGLVSQQAAVPVINMILPNVPASVSIPVAEIPANPKSAAGGGSERHGPAKSSEGPAGSQQEAQGAKGAKRPPESPSEAATIKRKRGRPRKRLDEAEACSPGKCSGAEEGGAPESGGGGDAGHEGSTSRSSFVSGRNGGSPSPCPGEPGGLCVEGPDSWAKGVLPGADNRGSSLDTERATGASQVSVIQDSRFSGQSRLKADAQEPELEDDLQVQMNPGEASVPGSHSPQEGRPHPRSPLGDTKRESLGKSPALLLLSAISAPDDHAQPSDSGSSPELLCYASGSAESAPAGLHSAGASEDKAARRQRSPASKRLHSPQSTADRP; translated from the exons CAAATCCGTGCAGAACAAAGTGGACAGCATTCTG CAAGATGTGCAGAAATTTTCCGACAACGATAAACTCTACCTGTACCTACAGCTGCCGTCTGGTCCGAGTTCTGGGGAAAAAAG CAGCTTGGACCTGAGCTCCCTGAGCACTGCTGAGCACATGCATGCGTGCAACTGGATCCGGAATCACCTGGAGGAACACACGGACACGTGCCTCCCCAAGCAGGATGTCTACGACACCTACAA GCGATACTGTGATAACCTCTGTTGTCGCCCTCTGAGTGCTGCTAACTTCGGGAAGATCATCCGGGAGATCTTCCCAAACATCAAAGCCAGAAGACTGGGAGGACGAGGACAATCGAA GTATTGCTACAGCGGGATCAGGAGGAAGACAGTGGTCAGCATgccacccctgcccagcctggaCCTCAAAGTTACCGATACT TCGGAGCTGACAGACCTGGTGCAGTCATACCACGACGAGCTGGTGGACGCGGCCTGCGCTCTGACCTGCCACTGGGCTGAGAAGATCCTCAAGCGCTCCTTCAACAGCATCGTGGAGGTTGCTCAGTTCCTCATCCAGCAGCACCTCATCAGCTCGCGCTCCGACCGCGCGGACCTGGTCATGGCCATGGTGGTCTCAG AAAATTCAGAAAATATCCACCGAGACACTCGACCGTCGCAAACTGCCAGGAAGAATGGATTGGAAACATCGGACAGCGCTGTCAAAACCCAGGCCCAG AACAAAAAGGAGAATAACTCGAAACCCTCCGTCCCGCCCCGAGCCGAGAGGAAGAAAACCCCAGAGACCCCCAAGCCGGTGAGCAGCCCTCAAGTCAACGCCCTGGTGGCTCGCCTGCCTTTCCTCCTGCCTCGCATCCAGGCCAGCGAGAGACTGATGCCGCCGGGTGCCCAGGCCGtgcgctcctcccctcccatcctgGCACCCAAGATCACGGCCACGCCCATCGGGGGCACGGTCAAGATGGCCGCCCTGCCGCTGCCGGTGGGcaccgcctcctccctgcccatcaACCTGGCGCCAGGCGTGAACGGGGCGGCGGGGCTGGTCAGCCAGCAAGCGGCGGTGCCGGTGATCAACATGATCCTACCCAACGTGCCCGCCAGCGTGAGCATCCCCGTGGCCGAAATCCCAGCCAACCCCAAGAGCGCAGCCGGGGGCGGCAGCGAGAGGCACGGCCCCGCCAAAAGCAGCGAGGGGCCGGCcggcagccagcaggaggcgcaggGAGCCAAAGGGGCCAAACGCCCCCCGGAGTCGCCCAGTGAGGCTGCCACCATCAAGAGGAAGCGCGGTCGGCCCCGGAAGAGGCTGGATGAGGCGGAGGCCTGTTCGCCGGGTAAATGTAGCGGCGCGGAGGAGGGGGGTGCCCCTGAGAGCGGAGGAGGGGGCGACGCCGGCCACGAGGGTAGCACATCACGGAGCTCGTTCGTCTCGGGCAGGAATGGAGGGTCACCCAGCCCGTGTCCCGGAGAGCCGGGAGGGCTCTGTGTGGAGGGCCCGGACAGCTGGGCTAAGGGAGTGTTGCCCGGTGCTGACAACAGAGGCAGCTCGCTGGACACTGAGCGAGCCACGGGCGCCTCCCAGGTGAGCGTCATCCAGGACAGCCGGTTCAGTGGTCAGAGCCGGCTGAAAGCTGACGCCCAGGAGCCGGAGCTGGAGGACGATTTGCAGGTGCAGATGAACCCAGGTGAGGCTTCTGTACCAGGATCCCACAGCCCCCAGGAGGGGAGACCTCACCCTCGCTCTCCCTTGGGAGACACCAAACGGGAGAGCCTGGGAAAAAgcccggccctgctcctgctgtcaGCGATTTCCGCCCCTGACGACCACGCTCAGCCATCCGATTCCGGGAGCTCTCCCGAATTGCTGTGCTATGCGTCCGGCTCGGCCGAGTCGGCGCCGGCGGGTTTGCACTCTGCCGGCGCTAGCGAGGACAAAGCCGCTAGGCGCCAGCGCAGCCCTGCTTCCAAAAGGCTCCACAGCCCCCAGTCCACAGCGGATCGCCCCTGA